The Gadus morhua chromosome 10, gadMor3.0, whole genome shotgun sequence genome segment AGAGTTAACAGCCTGGCAACGAACGAAGACCTCCGacgcccccccccggccccccccccccccccaccccaccccccgcccccctcccactcctaaCGTGGTTCTCACAGGCAGGTCTGGTTCAGAAAGGACGATACaaagataaaaagaaaaacaaacgcaGCCGCCGGCGTTGAAACGCAGGGCGACGGATCGACGGACGCCTCACACGTTGGCGTGGATGTCCTCGTGCCGCAGCACCTTGTAGGTGAGCCAGTAGAAGATGTTGAAGAAGAGGAAGCTGAGGGGGAAGACGGCGCGGGAGATGGTGTCGATGCGCTTGGCGCGGTCCACGAAGCGCTTGCGCAGGGCGTCGGCGTCGTAGAAGGTGGCGACGGGCAcggggcgcggcggcggcggcggaggggcGAACACCGTGGCGGTCTCCACCGCCGTGCCGTCCTTGGACTGCAGACAGTGGCCCAGGCCGTAGCCGCTGAAGTAGAAGCCCCGGTTCTCCcgcaccagctcctcctcctggggagAAGACGGAAGCAAATCGGTaagaaaatataataattgtaaaatgtactGCAATTAtagagcgcttttctaaccagtggccactcaaagcgcttcacaatattgccaaacattcacccattcatgcagaCTTTATAAATCGTCAGCGAATCCGCAAATCAGCCCTCGGTCAGAGTGTCAAAAGCCTTTTCTGTGACAATCGTTAATGGCTCTTGGGAATTGCAGCGTTTATTTTGGACAACACTTCTAAGTATGGCCTTTTAGAGCGAGACATTTCTAAAACAATAGACTTTGTGAGCGATTGGTTTTCCTTTTAGGCCGTGGCTTGAGATGGAGTATGTTGAGTGAAGCTAACTCATTTACATTCCCTCTGATATAGCAAGGGCAGCGGGAGAGATGGCGGAACAAGATAAACACTCTGAATGAGACCCTCGCCTCCTTCCCCTTGAAGGGAATATTAATAGAGCCCCTCCTTAACTCTGACAGTtcatttggcgggggggggcagtggacATGAGCGATCTCCATCGGGTGATCAGTAGTCAGTGAGAGGTCTCCTAAGTGTGTTGACCCCTTGTGTCTGTTtatctgcgtctctctctctctctccctctctgtgagtATCTCGACCTCTCCCTGACCCTCGAGTTCCCCAGGTGGTCCGCCCACCTTGGCCTTCCGATTTCAGATCAACCTTGGCTGTGAAACGCTTGCCACTGATTActttggaagactcattgctgtcaatatacatatatacaatatacaaacTTTGAGCAAGGCCCGATAGGTCAACGCAATTCAACTCGTGCCGACCCCCCGTTGACCTCGACGCACAAGCCAAACGAAGGCTCAGAAGACATCCTACTCCCGGTAAACGAATGTGATTTGTCTTAGTTTGAATATGAAACTTCGTTGTTCCTTTTCTATTCATGCAgcgaatgaatgaaagaaagcaAGACAGGAAAACGATGGCAGACAGctttgacatttaaatgacTCGGATGTTTGGTTGTTGTGATGGTATTTAGTCGCCTGACACACCATCTCCCCCTTAAACATCCTTTGTCTCCTCTCAGAGAACGGTTGATCAATTGCCAGCGGAACTTTGTTGGGTCCCTAAATGTTGTCCCAATGACAAACGACCCCACGGTAACGGTCAAACCAGAGGCAGTCGCTCTTCCAGCCTCACTTAATTATCCCTTCTGCTCTTATCTCCAGCATCCGGTATATCAAGCCCTGAATTGTACCAGTGTGTTCCCCTAAGAGATAATAGGTTCTCATCTCTCTGGTCAATGTGCAGAGATCATGTGGCGCAGTGACATTCACCGCGGCCACTCTGATTGGTTGGGATGAGATCCAATCTTATTTTAGCGCAAGGTTCACGACTGTGGATATAAAAAAGTATCGTGGACATGATTTCACCTTCGGGATGCAATAATTGGTCGGTATGAAGTGTGTTCAGTCAAGGGTGTTCAGTCAAACATACTCCCCCCCTATATTTCACGTCAGAGACTACACCAGGGAGAAACGCAGAAACACTTAACAGACCATTAAAAGAAGCAAAAACAATGTTCAATGTCAATGCTTTTAACGTGTACCACAGTGGCTATCAAACTTAAGAAAAAGTTCAAAGTTATTTCGTACTTGGTACTGGTGAACATCCTTGGAGGTGGTGCAaggccaaaaaaaaagaagagggaTTTAGAAATGTTCTTGGCTAGGCCTTGAGGGTGAAACACATTGCACTCCCTGTGATGACAGCTGAGAGGCCACCAAAGAGACGATAAAGGACACTATTTTGGAGATCTGAGGATAACCCTTCTAAAGAATCTGGTGGGCGGGGTCtgtttgtcggggggggggggggaaacaggaCCTAATCAGGTGTACTGGGGAGGCTGAAGGGACCTGGACGATTCGGGGCGGCTGAGGGGAGAATCATCGGGTTGGAGGGTGGGATCCGAGGGAGAGACCCGAGGCTGGGCGGCTGGTTCAGGGCCACAGCTGGCGCCGCTGTCAGTGGTATTGTTCGCTCTCCGCAGGGACTCTGGGGCGGCTGACCAGCGGCTCGCTTTACAAAGAATGAGGCGCAAGAAGGAAACCTAAAACGGGCCGACTACGCGCAGCAAGGGGTCGGAGGTAGTAACTCTGGTGCACGCCTCGAGGGCCCGACGTCAGTTGTTTTGGATATCTGCCTCTTCCGGCCTTTTCCCATATTCATAAATTGCGTAACGTGATTATCCACTTGGCTTTCATGAGACTAAAGTGAAGCACCTAGCATAAAGGGATAGGTCCGGATCTCAGATCTCATCTGGTGACGGATTGGACgaggatgaaaaaaaagatccaTGGCATTTAAAGCGGCACCCTATGGAATTGTGATAATGCGATAATGTGACAACCGTGACGTCGCTCGGGGAGAAAGGCTTTAGAAACCGATTTCAGTTACGGCGAAGACCACAGGGGGCTGCATCTCCACTTGgaaatacaaagacacagacacacacacacacacacacacacacacacacacacacacacagaaatggacGCAACCTGTTCAGAAAGCTGAATAAAAGTCAAAGACGTATCGATTAAACCTGGTCAGTCTGGGCTTCCGTAGGGCTCATCGAAACCCCCCACTTCTGTCCGGAGGAACACATCCGGGCATGGCGTCAATACCCCCCAGACAGATGAGTGGCAACTCAAACTGCCTGGGCTGGAAGTAATTGTGCCATTGATGTGGACAGGTAGAGTCCTTCTCACTTTCCAGAACATCATTTTCACTCTCTGTATTGATTTTAGGTGCAGCAGACAGTCCCGTAAATCTGCCGGATTTCTTGGTCCGAGCACGGGGGCTTTTGCCATATGTCTTGGAGGCTGTCCAGGCTGTCTGCAAAGCTTTTAATAGGACATGCACGTCTTGCTTTTATGTTTTCGTCTTGTTGTGGATGACCGTGTAGAGGTCTCATATCTCTCTACCCTGGTTGTCTGAAAACAAGAGGGCACCAGTGCCGTGTGTGGAAACTGTGTTTTAATGCATCCCGGAATATGAAATCGGATTAATTGTAAACAATGACAAGGGGAAGTGGTATTGCTTTTCTGCATTACTTTTGGTtgttattaaaacatttttacatTTCTGTTAAATCTCCTCTTACATCGCTTCCTGTCAAAGCAATGATACTCAATCCAATAACCAATATCCACCGTTTATGTTGGTTTAAAGTCTGCGTTTTACCCACACAGGGGCTTACAACTTCAATTGATGGACTTGACTTGAAGACCAGCTTCACTCAGTCTCAACCTGATTGGACCTGGAGGCTGTGGCCTCCCGATCTCATCCAGCTCCCCTTACATAACACCGGGGTTCTTCACACGCTGGAGCTGGTGATCTGTGTGAGGGGCAGTCGAGGCTCTGAGATGAACAGGCAGCGACAGAGGGAGGAATGATCAGGCCATCTTTGTCGTGGTCAACGCTAACAGCAGGGACGAGCAGGGGCGATGCGAGATGAGCCCGTCTCCCTCATGCAATATGACAGCCAGCTGTGGCCGGTCGCCCGGTTCACGTCCTGAGAATACTGCGGCTCGCCCTGCCCAGAGACCGTGTTTTCAGAATGTGACAAGGACTTTGAggctgtctttctgtgttttccctctgtgtgtgtgtgtgtgtgtgtgtgtgtgtgtgtgtgtgtgtgtgtgtgtgtgtgtgtgtgtgtgtgtgtgtgtgtgtgtgtgtgtgtgtgtgtgtgtgtgtgtgtgtgtgtgtgtgtgtgtgtatgtgtgtgtttgacctgaCTTTGCAGCAATATgtatttccctgtgtgtgtctttgcgtctgcgtgtgtgtgtgtgtgtgtgtgtgtgtgtgtgtgtgtgtgtgtgtgtgtgtgtgtgtgtgtgtgtgtgtgtgtgtgtgtgtgtgtgtgtgtgtgtgtgtgtgtgtgtgagtgtgtgtgtaatggcttatgtctgtgtgcatgtgtgttgtctgtgtgttgcctCTTCAACTATATGTTTGGTCTagtttgtgtgttcttgtgaGCCCGTCTATGCAtgcctgcggtgtgtgtgtgcgcttgtgtgcatgtgcgcgtgcagGGGctaatgtctgtgtgcgtctctgcgACTATATGTCTGGtctatttgtatgtttgtgtgtttcttgtaCACGCGTCTATGTGTGCCTGCATGGCGTGTGTGcccgcggtgtgtgtgtgtgcctgcggtgtgtgtgtgtgtgtgtgtgtgtgtgtgtgtgtgtgtgtgtgtgtgtgtgtgtgtgtgtgcgtgcgtgcgtgtgcacgtgtgattTACACTCACTATCCTCTGCCGCCGATGCCTCTTCCTCAGCCTGATGAACTCCTTGTGCTGCCTTGAGACAAAGTTCACGGCGGCGTACTCGAGCAGCGCGGCGAACACAAACAGCAGACACACGGCCATCCAGATGTCAATGGCCTTCACGTAggacacctgggggggggggggggggggggggggaggggggggagggacaagGTCACACAGCGCTCGTTGGCCGATCGACGGCGCCCGCGGGACTAATGAGAGTTGTTTAGTTGCCGCGGTGACCAACATCCTTGGGACGGCCTAGAGAGGATAATGCGTCAGTGGGATGGGGCGCAGCTTGACGCGCGGCCGTGGGTCAGTCCGGCTCCGGGACCCCGGAGGGGCTGCGGGCCGGTCCTTGGGGAGAGGAGGCGTGTCCAGGAACACTTCAGGGAGGCCTGCTGAGGAAGCAGCGGGCGGAGAGACTACTCTCTGAGGGGGGCGGGAACCTCAGCATAGATGACTGGAACACATCTCGGGTTGTGTTCAAACGTTCATCAGTGCTTAAAGTGGGTGTGAACCCCCTGTTTCGGTTTGATTTGAACgctgagatttaaaaaaaaaaaaaggaaggaggggggaggaactGTCCCCATGGTTACATCCCCATCTCGTCATTATGATGAATATTATTTATACATCGGCCACACACTGTGTCGTTAGTGCCACAGAAGCTAAATCCTCTCTTCTGATGCCGCCGTTGTCATTAACCGCTGGCCAGACGCAgaaccacacatccacacactgtCTTCAGCTCTCGGTTCAGAGCAGAGTAGAACGTTCGCTTACCGCGTGGCAGAGACTTCGGAACGGATCCGATTTTACAGCTGTTTTCACTCAATTACTGCATTATTCAAGCAGAAGTGACCAAATGTGGTCGACTTCTATGTCAAGATCATCACAGACAAATAACACGTTTAAAACCAGAGACGATGAATTTGGGTTCACTGAGATTTCAAAAGGCAACACGTTTACATGGTGCTATGACTAAGGGTAGCTTGCATCAGAAGGGTCACTGTGTTTACCAGTGCAGCAAGGAGTAGAATATTGATTTCTGTTTACTCCACTGAACTAAGAAAATTGGGAACATTTTTAATTCATAATTTTCAATTGCTTTCGGTTTCTTTTTGAATAACTAACCAAAACATATGGTTCACAACCTCCTCTAGCCTAGAGGAGGGAATTCAAACAACATCTTGTACGCAccagctggtgagcgactctccTACATCAGTCTATTATCCTTCAAGGGTACAACCAAATAGCAGAACGTGTGGATGCTCACAAGGAAAGACTTAGAACTTACTAATTCGAAGCAAATACTCTAATTCTACTCTCTTCAGCGCAGCCAAGTTGTCCTAAGAGAAGACCAACCAaaaaagaaggagagggaaaaaCGAACTACCTATCCAACCAACTTACTAAAAGATCTTCTCTGGATCTCGgatttgaaaaacaaaagaacgAGTGAAACGGTCGTCATGTTGCTGACCTTGGGCAGCGAGGCGCGGGACCCCGAGCTCTGGGTGGTCATGGTGAGCACGGTGGTGATGCCCAGGCCCACGCGGGCGGGCGCGGCGTCCATGTTGATCCAGAAGGACACCCAGGACAGGATGACGATGAGCAGCGAGGGGATGTACATCTGGATCAGGTAGTAGCCCATCTGCCGCTCCAGGTGGAACTTCACCTCGATGCACGTGAACTTTCCTGTGGAGGTGATCCGGCgtttttttatttactattaTTTACACTTCTCCAGAGCTCGCTTACATTTTTGATGAAGGCTTTTGAGAACGTTGTTATTGTGAGTGTATGCGGCTTGGGATCCACTGACACAGAGTAAATGTGGTTGCCATTATCGTCCTGAGTTTCTAAAATTAACTTAACACAAATGTTTCTGTTGGTTGTACTGAGCTCTCTGTTGGACTTCTACTCTACAACTAAGACTCTGTTGATCATCAAAAGATCTGGTTGCTCAAAAGTGGCTCAACAAGTGTATACTGGAAACAGAGAACAACCTGTTTTTGTCCAGAAATGGGATTAGGCAGTGTCTATCGGTCTCTCGACACGGGAAATAGTACATTACAATCCTGTGTTGCAGTCTACGACACACCTGAGTTGTAGTACATTACACATCTGTGTTTTAGTGCATTACACACCTATGTTGTAGCACATCACTCATCTGTGTTTTAGTGCATTACACACCTATGTTGTAGCACATCACTCACCTGTGTTGTAGTACATTACATACCTGTGTTGTAGTACATTACATACCTGTGTTGTAGTACATTACATACCTGTGTTGTAGTACTTTGTGCAGTAGCCGAGGTCCTTCTCCTCTTTCAGGAC includes the following:
- the glra4a gene encoding glycine receptor, alpha 4a, which produces MLPRVTRILYALSFFFFQGCFIRLSSCKEEIKDSSPSDFLDKLMGKTSGYDARIRPNFKGPPVNVTCNIFINSFGSITETTMDYRLNLFLRQKWNDPRLAYREYPDDSLDLDPSMLDSIWKPDLFFANEKGASFHGVTTDNKLLRIFQDGSVLFSIRLTLILSCPMDLKNFPMDIQTCTMQLESFGYTMNDLIFEWLAESPVQVAEDLTLPQFVLKEEKDLGYCTKYYNTGKFTCIEVKFHLERQMGYYLIQMYIPSLLIVILSWVSFWINMDAAPARVGLGITTVLTMTTQSSGSRASLPKVSYVKAIDIWMAVCLLFVFAALLEYAAVNFVSRQHKEFIRLRKRHRRQRIEEELVRENRGFYFSGYGLGHCLQSKDGTAVETATVFAPPPPPPRPVPVATFYDADALRKRFVDRAKRIDTISRAVFPLSFLFFNIFYWLTYKVLRHEDIHANV